GGGTACGGTCGGATTGCCACGGCGACTGTCGCCATGATCGAGCAGGTCTGGCAGACCACGGCCCCCTACCCGAGGCAGGAGGACAGGTGACCGGTCGACGCGACTACTACCACGACTCTGCCGCTCCCAAGGCCAACAGCCTCGTCCCCGGCGGCTCCGCCCTTGTCGCCGACCAGCATGGCCGAGTGCTCATGCAACGGCGTACGGACTCTGGCAACTGGTCCCTGCCCGGCGGCACGATGGAAATCGGCGAGACCCTCCAGCAATGCGTCATCCGTGAGGTCAAGGAGGAGACCGGGCTCGACATCGAGATCACCGGCCTACTTGGCGTCTACACCGACCCGGCCCACGTCATCGCCTACACCGATGGCGAGATCCGCCAGGAGTTCAATCTCACCTACCTCGGTAAGCGCATCGGCGGCACCATCACCGTCAGCGACGAATCCACCGAAGTTCGTTATGTCGATCCCGTTGAGTTCGACCGCATTCCCATCCACGACACCGTCAGACTCCGTCTGAATCACCACGCTCAGCGGCGCGAAGCCCCCTACCTCGGATAGCGCGGATAGGCGCGTGGGCACGGCAGCCACGGATGGGTCCGTGCCCGAGTGAAAGCCCGGTCTAGGCGTCGTGGCCGCGTAGGCGGGTGGCGGTGACGGCGGCCAGCTCCCGCAGCGGCTCGGCCGCCTCGGGACGGACGGCCAGGGCGTCCGCCAGCCGTGCCCGCCACCGGCCGGCCTCGACCGCCTCGGCGTTCGCGACCGTCGGCCACTGGAGCCGGGCGCGGGTGTCGGTGAGCTCCCGCCGGTGCTCCGGGCCGAGGATCGAGGCGAGCCGCTCACCGACCCAACCGAAGAGCTCGTCGGTTTCGGTCGCCGCCACGAAGACCCGCGCGGTGTCCCATGCCACCCGGGGGTGGTGAATGACCTGTGGCATCGCGGTCCTCCTCAGCGCACGACGGTACTGCGACCATCGTCTATCCGTACGTCGACCGTTGACAAGGTGGCTGAACAGACGAGATTCCGCCTGTCACCCGGTGGCGGCCAGCATGCGTTTGTCGGCGGTGCTCGGGCCGTACGACTCGATCACGACGGGGGCGTCGAGCAGCGCGCCGATCGCGGACGCCCGGTGCGCGGGCCGGTCGAGCCGCGCCGGCCGGGCACGGCCGAGCAGGGCGGTCAACCGTTCCTGGTACGCGAGGTCGCCGCGCTCGCCCGGCACCAGCCGCCCCAGGGACGATCCGTCGACCACGTACTCGGAACAGATGGCCAGCTCCGGCACCCGTTCCGGGGCGTCCAGGTGGGTGACCGCGAGCGCGTCGACACCGCCGGCGACCTCGACCGCGTACCGGTGGGCCACCGCGTCGAAGTGACCGACCCGGAACGGACCCTGCCACCGTCCGGTGCCGTTGTGCCGGTCGGGCAGGGCCCGGGTCAGCCCCACGTCCTCGGTGACCAGCGGTCCGGCGCCGTGCCGGGTGGTGTACGTCCGCACCACCCCCAGTCGCTGCGCCTCGTGACCCGCCTCGGTCAGCAGTGTCTCCGCGTTCGCGAACGTCGTGGTCGACCAGGTGGTGTACGGGTGCCACCCGAACCACTCGTCCAACAGCACTCCCTGCGCCCCCTCGAAGACACACCGTCCCGCGTTCAGCAGATCACGCCGCGCCGCCCTTCCGTCCACGACGGACACGATCGCGCCGAACGTCCGGAACACCGACACCACGTCGTCCAGCGGTGGCCCACCCAGCTCACCCAGCTCGTCGCTGAGCCGGTCGCGTACGGCCGCCAGGCGGCGTCGCAGTCGGGGCGGGTCGAGGGTGTCACCGGCCCGAGGGGCGTCGCCGTGACGCAGCGCGTACGCCATGGTCTCGCCGACCCCCATGCCGCAGGAGCCGTGCCGGCTCGCCCCCCGACCCAGCTCGCGCAACCGGTTCGCGGCGATGTGCCACGGGGTGCTGAGCAGCGCCTCGGCGTCGACGGTGAGCAGCCCGAACGGGTCGGGTACGCCGATCGCGTTGAGCTGCTCGGCCTCTGCCGCCAGGGCCAGCGGGTCGACCACCACGAACCGGGAGAGGTGGGTGGGCACCCCGTGCAGGGTGCCCGACCCGAACTGGGCGAAGGTGTGGTGACGCCCGTCCGGCGTCACCACGTTGTGCGCCGCCTGGGCGCCCCCGTTGAACCGGATCACCGCGCCGACCGGTCCGTCGGCGCAGAGCAGGTCGACCACCGTGCCTTTGCCGGCGTCGCCGTAGCCGAGGTCGACGACCACGGTGTGTCGGCCGGGGCCGGTCACAACCGCACCAGCCCGTCTTCCGGGCCGTCGGTCTCCAGACCGTCCGGCAGGCTGGTCCGGACCACGCCACCACGGGACGAGGAGCCGATGGTCGCCAACGCCTTGCCGACCGCGCCGGTCGCGGTCGACCCGATGTCGTCCAGGTCGTTCAGCCCTTCGGCCAGGTCGATGGCCTGCTCGCCGAGGCCGACGGTGAGCGCGATCGTCTCGCAGACCGCGTCCAGGTCGTCCAGTTCGATGACGTGCTGGCCGAGCAGTCGACGCCAGTAGCCGAGGATCTCCGGGTCGCCGGCGTAGCTGGCCCCGCTGGGCAGGATGTAGTAGACCTCGAAGCGTTGGCGCAGCTCCGCCACGATCGCCGCGACCGAGATCGGCTCGGCCAGTTCGTCGCCGATCCACCGGTGCACCTCGGCCGGCTTCACCTGCGGGTACGGCAGCTCGTCCCCGATCAGGAACAGGTAGCCACGACGACCCCGACGTTGCACGCTGTCCAGGCTGGTGTGCCGGGCCATGAAGTACATCGCCAGTTCGTAGGACTCGGTCCGCTGCCCGCCGCCGCCGCCCTCCAGCACGATGCTGCCGAGGTCGTCGTCCATCCGGTTGTCCGACTCGAACTGCCCGATCTGCAACGGCACCCGGTCGCAGGTGGCGTCGCCGATCGCGCCGAACATGATCTGCGGGTCGGCCGCGTACCCCTTGCGCATCAGCAGACCGAAGAGTTCCGGCAACTTGCCCTGAAGGGTCCGGGGTACGTTACCCATCGAGCCGGTGACGTCGAAGAGCACCGCGATCGGGGTCGACCGGGGGTGTTCGTCGCTGTCGCAGCTCTCCCGTACGCCGACCCCGCGCGGGTCGAGCCGTTCGTGCACCCTGCGGGCCCCACTGTCGCTGTACGCGAACGCGCTGCGTCCGGTGGCCGCCCGGTAGCTGGCGGCGGCGCCGTACACGTCGGTCGACCAGTGTCCACTGCCCATGATCAGTCTCCTTTTCCTCGTGCCCGTTCAGGTGTTCGCGGTCGGTAGGACCAGGCGGCGGAAGCGGCGCGGGCCGTAGAGCCGCTCCAGCAGTTCGTCGAGTTCGCCGAGGAGCCGCCAGGCGTCGGACGGCCGTCGGCGCGGATCGCGCAGGGTGCAGCCCCGGACGAACCGGAGCAGGGCGATGTCGGCCCGGGCCCCCATCAGCCACTCCATGCAACGGCTGGCCAGGTGGATGTCGGTGGCCGGCACGGCGGGCCCGCGGCGGGCCACCTCCGGCGGGTACCAGTCGCGGTAGCGGGCGACCAGCGCGGGCACCGAACCACCATCGGCGCCGACGGAGTAGCACCAGTCGACCAGGACCACCCCGTGCCGCTCGGGCTCGATGAGCACGTGGTCGGGGAGGACGGCGCCGTGCAGCACGCCGGCACGGTGTGCCCAGCCGAGTGCGACCAGGAGGCGCCGCCAGATCCAGGCGACGTCGCGCGGGTCGAGGCCGTCCGGGTAGGCCCGGTTGACCTCGGTGAGCGGGACCAGACCGGGGGAGTGGGCGAGGACGTTGGCGGTGCGGCGTACGCCGGTGACGGGGTCCTCGTGCCGGAAGCTCTCCACCAGTCGCGGCGCGTAGGCGCGGTGCCGGGCTTCGCCGCGTTTACGCAGCGTGTCGAGGGCGCTCGCCTCCCGGTCGAGCAGGTCGTTGCTGGCCGGCTGGCGGGGGAGCTTGAGCAGGGCGTGTTCGCCGTCGTACCGGACCCGGTAGAGGTTGGCCAGGTCACCGGTGGCGAACCGTTCGCCGATCGTGTAGCGGTGCCGCCGGGTCTGGAGTCCGGGTCCACCACGGCCCTGGTGCCCCGCCCAGAGGTCGGCGAGTCGGGCGAAGACGGCCGTCGCGGTCGAGGTTTCGCCGGCCGGTGCGGCGTCCGGGTGCAGCAGTCGGGCCATCTTCCGGTACGTCGCCGCCGGCTGCTCGTTACCGAACAGGTCGCTGGGCGTACGGGCGGCGCGGACCAGCGCCACGGCCTCGGTGAAGTTCACGGCCGCACCTCCTGGTCGGTCAGCGGGAGGAGGAGGGTCACCGCACGCCCTCCTCTCGGGAGGGCCGGAGCAGCGCCGGGTGGAGCAGTTTGGCGTCGCCGGCCCGGTAGAGGCGGGCCCGGGGTCCGCCGCGTTCGCCGCCCCGGGCGGTGGTCTCGCCGGTGCTCTCGACGAAGCCGGGCACCGAGAGCACCTTGCGGTGGAAGTTGCCCGCGTGCAGTTCCTCGCCCCAGACGGCGGTGTAGACCGCGCGCAGCTCGCCGATGGTGAAGCGGTCGCCGAGGAAGGCGGTGGCCAGTGGGGTGTATTCGAGCTTGGCGCGGGCCCGTTCGAGGCCGGCGGCGAGGATCGCGGCGTGGTCGAAGGCGAGTGCGCCGGCCGAGTCGACCGGCACCCAGGCCGCGGCGGCCGCGTCCGAGCCGGCCCGGGGGTCGGGCAGGCTCGGCGCGAACGCCAGGTAGGCGACGGAGACGACGCGCATCCGTGGGTCCCGCTCGGGGTCGCCGTAGCTGGCCAGTTGTTCCAGGTGCAGCCGGGCCAGCTCGCCTTCGCCGGGGTGCAGGCCGGTCTCCTCGGCGAGTTCGCGGACCGCGGCGGCGGCCAGCGGTTCGTCTCGGACGAAGCCGCCGGGCAGGGCCCGGTGTCCGGCGAACGGTGGCGCACCCCGGGTCACCAGCAGCACGTGCAGGTCACCGTCGCGGATGGTCAGGGCGACCACGTCGACCGTCACGGCGAGCGCCGGGTAGGCGCTCGGGTCGTAGCTGTCGAGGAATTCCTGCTCGGTGGTCATGCCCGGCCTCCGGTCGATCATTCTCAAACTGAGTGTTTCTCAGAACGAGAGTAACTTAGCGCGTCGACCGGGCCGGGTCAACGAGATGAGATGCCGGGTTTGGGGCGCACCAACACCGCAGGGGGATTTGTGGAGGGCTTTTCCGCCGTGATCGGTCCGGATTTCCGGATGTTCCAGCCTTCGAGGTGAATCCACCGATAGCGGGGGGACCGCGAGTCTTCCTCAGTTACCTTCAACCGGAAGATTCGCCCAAGTCGGACATTGACCTTGGACGGGCTGTTGCCAACCAAACGTGTCGAAGAAGTGGCGGAAGGTGGAAAGGTAAATGGTTGCACGAAGGCAACTTCTCGCGGCCGGTGCCGCAGGCGGTGCCGCACTCATTGTCCCGGCGGCGAGCCGCTCGGCAAGCGCGAACGGCCGTTCGGCGTTCGCGATGAACCCCGCGACCATCCCGAAGTACGTCACCGACCTGGTGATCCCACCGGTAATGCCACCACTGCCCTCGGACGGCAAGCAGGCCCTCGACGAGTACCTCATCGCCGTACGGCAGTTCCAGCAGCAGGTCCTGCCGCCCGGCTACCCGAAGACGACGATCTGGAGCTACGGCTCACCCACCCACGGCAACACCTTCACGTACCCGGCGTACACCCTCGAGGCGAAGGTCAACCGTCCGGTGCGGGTCACCTGGAGCAACGAGCTGGTCGACGACAACGGCAACTTCCTGCCGCACCTGCTGACCGTCGACCCCACCCTGCACTGGGCGAACCCGGCCGGCGGCATCGAACAGCGCGACCACCGCCCGACCTTCACCAGCACCCCCGAGGCGTACACCGGGCCGGTCCCGCTGATCACCCACCTGCACGGAGCGCACTCCACCCCGGAAAACGACGGTTACCCCGAGGCGTGGTACCTGCCCGACGCGAAGAACATCCCGCCCGGTTACGCCCCGGTCGGTAGGTACTACGACGAGTTCCGCGAGACCTTCGGCCGCCAGCACAAGGTGGCGTGGAAGGCCGGCTCGGCGACCTTCCAGTACCCGAACGACCAGCGCGCCACCACGCTCTGGTACCACGACCACACCATCGGCATGACCCGGCTGAACGTCTACGCCGGACCGGTCGGGTTCTACCTGCTGCGCGGCGGCCCGTCCGACCTGCCTCCCGGCGTGCTCCCCGGGCCGGCGCCGGCGCGCAACGATCCACCGGGCTCCCGCTACTACGAGCTGCCGCTGATCATCCAGGACCGCTCGTTCCACGAGGACGGCTCCCTCTCCTACCCGAGTGCGACGCAGATCGACGGCTTCGACGGCCCGTACATCCCGGAGAGCGACGTCTCGCCGATGTTCAACCAGACCTTCTTCGCCGACACCATCGTGGTCAACGGCGGCACCTGGCCGCTGCTCAAGGTGGAGCCGCGTCGCTACCGGTTCCGGCTGCTCAACGCGTGCAACTCGCGCTTCCTGGTCCTCCGGGTCGCAGGCGACGGCACGGCCCGGCCAGCCACCACCGCGCTACCGATCTGGCAGATCGGCAGCGACGGCGGCTTCCTGCCCAAGCCCGTACGGCACGAGCAGCTGGTGATCGGCAACGCCGAACGGATCGACGTCGTGATCGACTTCACCGGCATCGCCGAGGGAACCGCGCTCTACCTGATCAACGAGGGGCCGGATCACGAGTTCAGCGGCGGTACGCCCGGCACGGACTATGCGGTCGCCAACCCGTCCACCACCGGACAGGTGATGAAGTTCCTGGTCGGACCGCTCATCGGACCGGACGAGAGCCTCCCCCCGGAGCAGCTGGAACTGCCCGCGTTCACGCCGCTGGGCAAGGAGACGGGCACCCGTCGGTTCTCGCTCAACGTGCAGCGCTCCGCGTTGGCGCCGGCCGCCGGTCCCATCGCCCACCTTGCCGGCGGCGTCGACGCGAACGGCGCCCGGACGCCACTGCACTGGCAGGACCCGGTCCGGGACAACCCGACCCTGGGGGCCACCGAGATCTGGGAGTTCCGGAATTTCACCCCGCACGCCCACCCGGTGCACATCCACCAGGTCCAGTTCCAGGTGATCGGCAGGGGAGCGGACGGCCGGACACCACCGGATCCCTCGGAGACCGGCTTCAAGGACACCGTGATCATGCTTCCCGGCCACGTCACCCGGGTCAAGGTGAAGTTCGACCTACCCGGACGGTACGCCTGGCACTGCCACATCCTCGAGCACGAGGACAACGAGATGATGCTGCCGTTCTTCGTCGGTCAGCCGCCCAAGGGTGGCGCGCACACCGGCGATGGCGGCGCGCGCGGCGTCGACCCGGTGCTAGCCACAGCCGGGACGACCATGGTGGCGGCGGCCGCCACCACCGGCATCGTCATCACCCGCCACCCCCCAGCCTGAGAAGGAAGGGCCCCTTGTTATCGCTTTCGGTATAGGAAGGGCCCCCTGTTAACCGTCCGGGCGGCACGCGGTCAGGACCGTGGACTGCGTGGCGTCGGGTGGCGTGGGGAGTGCGGGTCGCGGCCCGGCGTCGGTCTGGGCGCCGGGCCGCCGATCGGGGCGAGGATGTCGTTGAGCAGCGCGCGCATCGCGTTCGACGGCTCCAGTTGCAACTCGCTGAGGATCAACTGGCGGTACGCGTAGAAGGCGTGCAGCGCCTCGTACGCGTTCCCCTCGTCGAGGTGAACCTGGACGATCAGCCGGTGCGGCGTCTCCCGCAGTGGTTCGGCACGCATCGCCTCCAGAGCCGCCTGCAACGCCTCGCCGTGCTGGCCGGCGCGCAGGTACGCGCGAGCGACCTGCTCCAGGGTGTGCAGGCGGAGCTGACGCAGGCGCTCCCGTTCCACCAGCACCCAGTCGTCGTACCAGCCGGGCAGCAGGTCGTGGCGGCCGGCGGCGAGCACTCCTTCGGCCCAGCGCGGGTCACCACCCTCGCGTACCCGGGCGGCGGCCCGGACCAGGTCGTCCACGTCCACCTCGACCTGGGCGTCGAGGCGTACCGCGCCACCGGTGGTGACCACCGGGCAGGCGCCGTTGCGGCGCAGCCGCCACAGTGCCGTACGCAGTCGGGAGAGGGCGCGCTCCTCGGGGGTGTCCGGCCAGAGCAGCCCGGCCAGATGGGTACGGGTGGCGCCCGGCCGCAGGCCGATGAGCGCGATGACCCGTTGCAGTCCACGTGGGACGACCGTCGGTGTCCCCGCGCGCAGCAGTCGGAACCCGTCGAGCAGGAAGAGCTGGACCGTCCCCGGAGGGTACCTCTCGCCGGGGACCGGTTGGCGGAGCACGGTGGGCGCCATGCTGCTGTCAGAGGTCATGGTCGAACCCCCTGCACCGGAACCCGTGTCCCGAACCGCGCTGGCCCGGGGCGGTGCCCCTGGCCTGGCTGGGCATGACCATGTGCCAACGGCTCTGTCGTTGAACGGTCCCTTGCCCCCGAAATTGTGACGAAGAGTAGCAATTGCCCATATGCTCGGTCAATCGTCGCGACGCTCTTCCGACTCCCGCGCGCCGCCGCCCAGGCCGGCTCGTTGGGCTCAGCCCGAGTCGTTCTCCCAGGTCAGACGGGGTGTCGATCCGATTGATGATCCACCGACAACGTCACCGGAACGTCACCGGACAGGTGCATCGCCCAGCTCACCGTCGTGACATCACGTTGACGGTCCTGAGCGCATCGTGACCAGCGTTTCTGTGGACGCCTCGCCGCCTCCGCAGCGGCTGCGACCGGAACGTCCGCTGGTCCGATCGCACTACGCGCCACATCACGTCCCCACTCCGAACCGATCCGGCACGGGGCACTGACCGCTGGGAGGTCGCTGATGCATCGATCGCTGATCGTCGCCAAAATCATGCCCGGAGCCGAGTCGGAGGTGGCACGGATCTTCGCCGAGTCAGACCAGACGGAGCTACCGGGGATCGTCGGCGTACGACACCGGTCCCTGTACCGCCTCGACGACCTCTACGTACACCTGCTGGAGACCGAGGAGCCGGTCGCCGCCGGGCTCATGACGGCCAGCCAGCACCCCGAGTTCGTCCGGGTCAGCGAGCGGCTGCGGCCACACATCTCGCCGTACCTGTCGACCTGGCGCTCCCCGCGCGACGCGGTTGCCGGCTGCTTCTACCGGTGGGACGCGGCGGTCCAGGCGAGTGGGAGCGGACGATGACCGCGACCACCACCACCGACGCTGTCACCGACCATTTCTGGACTCGCTGCCGGTCCTGTTCGTCGCTGCTCTACCTCAAGCGGCTGCGCCGCAACCTCGACGTCTGTCCGGAGTGCGGGGACCACCAGCGTCTGGCCGCTCCGGATCGGATCCGGCAGCTGGTCGATCCGGGAACCTTCGCCGCCCTGCCCGGCGAGGTCGCTTCCGTGGACCCGGTCGAATTCGTCGACTCGGTGTCGTACCCGCAGCGGCTGGCCGCCGCCCGGTCCGACACGGGTCTGGCCGAGGCGGTCCTCTGCGGCGAGGCCCGCATCGACGGCTATCCGCTGGTCCTCGCGGTGATGGATTTCCGGTTCCTCGGCGGCAGCCTCGGGGCCGTCGTCGGTGAGCTGATCACCCGGGCCGCCGAGCGGGCACTCGACCGGCGCCTCCCGCTGCTCCTGGTCACCGCCTCCGGCGGAGCCCGGATGCAGGAGGGCGTGCTGTCGCTGATGCAGATGGCCACGGTGAGCCAGTCGATCGCCGCGCTGCGCGAGGCGGGCCTGCTCACCATCAGCCTGATCACCGACCCGACCTACGGCGGGGTCGCCGCCTCCTTCGCCACCAACACCGACGTGGTGGTGGTGGAGAGCGGTGCCCGGATGGGCTTCGCCGGCCCGAGGGTGATCCAGCAGACCATCCGCCAGCCGTTGCCGGAGGGATTCCAGACCGCGGCCTTCCTGCTCCGTCACGGCCAGGCAGACATGGTGGTCGAACGGTGGAGTCTGCGGGGGCGCCTGCGACCACTGCTCGCCACCGCCTCCGCCGTCCGGTCCGCGTCCGACGATGGCCGCGACGTCCGGTCCGCGTCCGCACCCGACGATGACCGCGGCGCCACCGAGGTCGACGACGCGGCGTCACCGCTCGGGCCGGGACGGGCGGTCCTCATCCGGGACCCGGGGCAGCTCGCCGAGCCGGACGGCTGGCGCGCGGTTCAGGCGGCCCGAAACCTGGACCGCCCCACCACGCTGGACTACCTCGCCACCGCGTTCGACAGCTTCACCGAACTGCACGGCGACCGGCTCGCCGCCGACTGCCCGGCCATCGTCGCCGGCCTGGCCCGCCTCGGGGGACAGCCGCTGGTCGTGGTCGGACACCAGAAGGGACACGACACCAAGGACCTGCTGGCCCGGAACTTCGGCATGCCCACACCGGCCGGCTACCGGAAGGCGCAACGGGTGATGCGGCTCGCGGTCCAGCTGGGACTCCCGATCGTCACGCTGATCGACACTCCCGGCGCGTACCCGGGGGTCGAGGCGGAGAAGCACGGCCAGGCGGCGGCGATCGCGGACAGCATCCTGGCCATGACCGGGCTGCCGGTCCCGATCGTCGCGGTGGTCACCGGCGAAGGGGGCAGCGGTGGTGCCCTCGCCCTCGGGGTGGCCGACCGGGTGCTGATGCTGCAGAACGCCGTCTATTCGGTGATCAGCCCGGAGGGCTGCGCAGCGATCCTCTGGAATGATCCGACCGCCACCCCACGTGCCGCCCGGGCGCTTCGGGTCACCGCGCCCGATCTGCTGCGGCTCGGCGTCGCGGACGCGGTCGTACCCGAGCCGCCGCAGGGCGCGCAGAGCGACCCGGCGGCCGCCGCCGATCTGCTGCGGCACGCCGTGGTCGAGGCGCTGACCCCACTGCTGCGGCTGTCGGCGCAGACCCTGGTACGCCAGCGCCGGCTGCGGTTCCGCCGGTTCGGCGCGGGCAACGGTACCGTCCCGTCCCCGGTGGATCCACGATGACCGGCGAGCCGACCGAGGACGATCACCTGCTGGCCCAGTTGCGTGAGCAGGCGAGCCGGCTCGTGGCCGAGGTGGACGGTCCGCTGCGGCGGATCCGGATGCGCAGCGGCAACGCGGTGGTGGAGATCGAGTGGCACGGTGCCGCGACACCGGCCGAGGCGGGTCCCGCCCTCCCCACGGACGCCGTGGTGCGGCCGGTCTCCGCCGTCTCCGGGACGCCGGTAGCAGCCGGCTCTGGCGCCGACGCCGCGTCCCGGGACTGCGTGGTCGCACCGATGGTCGGCACCTTCTACCGGGCTGCGGAACCGGGCGCGTCGCCCTTTGTCGAGGTCGGCGACCTGGTGGAGCCGGGACAGGTGATCGGCATCGTCGAGGCGATGAAGTTGATGAATCACATCACTGCGGAGCACGCCGGCAAGGTCGCCGAGGTGCTGGTCGGTAATGGCGAGCCGGTGGAGTTCAACCAACCACTGATCGCCCTGGTATCCGCCTGACGCCGAGGACGGTGTCCGATGTTCGAAAAGCTGCTGATCGCCAATCGTGGTGAGATCGCCCTCCGGGTTGCCCGTGCCTGCCGTGAGCTGGGCATTCGTACGGTCGCCGTGCACTCGACCGTGGACCGGGACTCGGCCGTGGTCCGATACGCGGACGAGAGCGTCTGCATCGGCCCGGCCGCCAGCCGGCACAGTTACCTCAATGCCGCCGCCATCATCGAGGCGGCCCGGCAGACCGGCGCCGGGGCGATCCACCCCGGTTACGGCTTCCTCTCCGAGGACCCCGACTTCGCCGAGATCTGCGCCGACAACGGGCTGGTCTTCGTCGGCCCCCGCCCCGAGGTGATGGCTGTCCTCGGCGACAAGTCACGCGCGCGGGCACTGATGCGGGACGCGGGTCTGCCGTTGCTGCCGGGCAGCGTCGAGACGTTGGCCACGGTCGGGGAGGCGCGGGCGGTCGCGGACGAGATCGGCTACCCGGTCATCATCAAGGTCGCCGCCGGTGGTGGCGGCCGGGGCATGACGGTGGTCTGGTCCGCGGCCGACTTCGCCCGCGCGTACGCGCACACCCGGACGGTGGCGCGGGCCGTCTTCGCGGACGACCGGGTGTACGTCGAGCGGTACCTGCCCCAGGCCCGCCACGTCGAGGTGCAGGTGCTCTGCGACGGGCACGGTGGCGGGGTGCACCTCGGCACCCGGGACTGCTCGGTCCAGCGCCGGCACCAGAAGCTGGTCGAGGAGGGCCCGGCCCCGGCGCTCTCCGCCGGCACGCTCGACGCGATCGCGGCGGCCGCCCTGCGGGGGGCGCTCAGTGTCGGTTACAGCGGTGCCGGCACCGTCGAGTTCCT
The Micromonospora pisi DNA segment above includes these coding regions:
- a CDS encoding acetyl-CoA carboxylase biotin carboxylase subunit, whose translation is MFEKLLIANRGEIALRVARACRELGIRTVAVHSTVDRDSAVVRYADESVCIGPAASRHSYLNAAAIIEAARQTGAGAIHPGYGFLSEDPDFAEICADNGLVFVGPRPEVMAVLGDKSRARALMRDAGLPLLPGSVETLATVGEARAVADEIGYPVIIKVAAGGGGRGMTVVWSAADFARAYAHTRTVARAVFADDRVYVERYLPQARHVEVQVLCDGHGGGVHLGTRDCSVQRRHQKLVEEGPAPALSAGTLDAIAAAALRGALSVGYSGAGTVEFLVDEAERFHFMEINCRIQVEHPVTEMITGVDLVHEQLHLASGAPLRIRQDEVQLRGVAIECRVNVEDPERDFLPTPGRLDRFQPPAGPFTRVDTHGTPGYVVGPHYDSLLAKVVVWAPERTLALDRLERALEEFDIAGPGVHTTIPFIRRVLDDARFRKGRYSTDLVDRLLRDADTPAKPPVDRTGEPAAPTAR